In a single window of the Raphanus sativus cultivar WK10039 chromosome 9, ASM80110v3, whole genome shotgun sequence genome:
- the LOC108828306 gene encoding 60S ribosomal protein L5-1 has translation MVFVKPSKSNAYFKRYQVKFRRRRAGKTDYRARIRLINQDKNKYNTPKYRFVVRFTNKDIVAQIVSASIAGDIVKASAYAHELPQYGLTVGLSNYAAAYCTGLLLARRVLKMLEMDEEYEGNVEATGEDFSVEPTESRRPFRALLDVGLIRTTTGNRVFGALKGALDGGLDIPHSDKRFAGFNKENKQLDAEIHRNYIYGGHVSNYMKMLNEDEPEKFQTHFSQYLKKGVDAESMEELYKKVHAAIRADPNPKKTEKPAPKAHKRYNLKKLTYEERKNKLIERVKAFNGAAGGDDDDEEDEE, from the exons ATG GTGTTTGTGAAGCCATCCAAGTCGAATGCTTACTTCAAGAGGTACCAAGTCAAGTTCAGGAGAAGGAGAG cTGGAAAGACTGATTACAGAGCAAGAATCCGTCTCATCAACCAAGACAAGAACAAGTACAACACCCCCAAGTACCGTTTCGTtgtccgtttcaccaacaaagACATCGTCGCGCAAATCGTGTCCGCGAGCATAGCTGGTGACATTGTCAAGGCCTCTGCTTATGCTCATGAGCTTCCTCAATATGGGCTCACTGTTGGGCTCTCCAACTATGCTGCAG CTTACTGTACTGGCCTTCTCTTGGCTCGCCGTGTGTTGAAGATGTTGGAAATGGATGAAGAGTATGAAGGCAACGTGGAG GCCACTGGAGAAGACTTTTCCGTGGAACCCACCGAGTCAAGGAGACCTTTCCGTGCTCTTCTTGACGTCGGTCTTATCAGGACCACAACAGGAAACCGTGTCTTCGGTGCACTCAAG GGTGCATTGGACGGAGGTCTTGATATCCCTCACAGTGACAAGAGATTCGCCGGTttcaacaaagaaaacaaacagcTTGATGCTGAGATCCACAGGAACTACATCTACGGTGGCCATGTTTCGAATTATATGAAGATGTTGAATGAAGATGAGCCGGAAAAGTTTCAGACTCACTTCAGTCAGTACTTGAAGAAAGGAGTTGATGCCGAGAGCATGGAGGAGTTGTACAAGAAGGTTCATGCAGCCATCCGCGCTGATCCTAACCCAAAGAAGACTGAGAAACCTGCTCCCAAGGCACACAAGAg GTACAATTTGAAGAAGTTGACCTATGAAGAAAGGAAGAACAAGTTGATTGAGAGAGTTAAGGCATTCAATGGAGCAGCTGGTGGTGATGACGATGATGAGGaggatgaagaataa